The following coding sequences are from one Phyllostomus discolor isolate MPI-MPIP mPhyDis1 chromosome 11, mPhyDis1.pri.v3, whole genome shotgun sequence window:
- the F11 gene encoding coagulation factor XI, whose translation MILLYQVIPFVLSASVSGDCVTQLFTDTGFQGGDVAAVFTPSAEHCQVVCTHHPRCLLFTFVAESASQDPAKWFTCILKDSVTETLPRVNMTGAVSGYSFKQCSHHISACNKEVYEGLDLKGMNYNSSAAQGAQECQERCTNDVHCHFFTYATWRFPSAEHRNICLLKHTHTGTPTGIAKLKDVVSGFSLKPCALSKLACVRDVFPSTAFADDNVDSVRAPDAFVCRNICTHHPNCLFFTFLSQAWPKESERNLCLLKTSKSGIPSTRFKKNDALSGFSLQTCRHSVPVLCHTSFYQNTDFLGEELDIVGVKGHEACQNACTNTIRCQFFTYSPSHESCHGGLGRCYLKLSSNGSPTRILHGRGGISGYTLRLCKMDNACTTKIKPRIVGGSASLRGEWPWQVTLHITSPVQRHLCGGSIIGNRWILTAAHCLSGIESPKMLRVYGGILNQSEIKEDTTFLGVQEIIIHDQYETAERGYDIGLLRLHTAMNYTDFQRPICLPSKGDRDVMYTDCWATGWGYRKFRDKIQNTLQKVKIPLVTNEECQAHYAGHRITNKMICAGHRDGGKDACKGDSGGPLSCKHNEVWQLVGITSWGDGCAQRGRPGVYTNVVEHVDWILDKTQAA comes from the exons aTGATTTTGTTATACCAAGTGATACCTTTTGTTTTATCTGCCTCGGTTTCTGGTG ACTGTGTGACTCAGCTGTTCACAGACACCGGCTTCCAGGGAGGCGACGTGGCCGCTGTGTTCACGCCCAGCGCCGAGCACTGCCAGGTGGTCTGCACCCATCACCCGAGGTGCTTGCTCTTCACTTTTGTGGCTGAATCGGCATCTCAGGACCCTGCTAAATG gtttaCTTGCATCCTGAAAGACAGTGTTACAGAAACACTGCCAAGAGTAAATATGACGGGAGCGGTTTCCGGATACTCTTTCAAGCAATGCTCACACCACATAAGTG CTTGCAACAAAGAAGTTTACGAGGGCCTGGACCTGAAGGGCATGAACTACAACAGCTCCGCCGCCCAGGGCGCGCAGGAGTGCCAGGAGCGGTGCACGAATGACGTGCACTGTCACTTTTTCACCTACGCCACGTGGCGGTTCCCCAGCGCAGAGCATCG taACATTTGTCTGTTGAAGCACACGCACACGGGGACGCCAACCGGGATAGCGAAGCTCAAGGACGTGGTGTCTGGATTTTCCCTGAAACCCTGCGCGCTCTCTAAACTGG CCTGCGTGCGCGACGTGTTCCCCAGCACCGCCTTTGCTGATGACAACGTCGACAGCGTCCGGGCTCCCGACGCCTTTGTCTGTCGCAACATTTGCACTCACCATCccaattgtttgttttttaccttcCTTTCCCAGGCGTGGCCGAAGGAATCCGAAAG AAACCTGTGTCTCCTGAAAACGTCGAAAAGCGGTATACCGAGTACTCGCTTTAAAAAGAACGACGCTCTGTCGGGCTTCAGTCTGCAAACCTGCAGACACAGCGTCCCAG TGCTGTGCCATACTTCGTTTTACCAAAACACCGACTTCTTGGGAGAAGAACTGGACATTGTGGGTGTGAAAGGGCACGAGGCCTGCCAGAACGCGTGCACCAACACCATCCGCTGCCAATTCTTTACCTATTCTCCATCTCACGAGTCTTGCCACGGAGGCCT ggggcgctgttACTTAAAACTTTCTTCCAACGGGTCTCCAACTAGAATACTGCACGGGAGAGGAGGCATCTCTGGATATACCTTGCGGTTATGTAAGATGGATAATG CGTGCACAACCAAAATCAAGCCCAGAATTGTGGGAGGATCGGCGTCTCTCCGCGGCGAGTGGCCGTGGCAGGTCACGCTGCACATCACCTCCCCCGTCCAGAGACACCTGTGTGGGGGCTCCATCATCGGAAACCGGTGGATATTGACAGCGGCTCATTGTCTCAGCGG GATAGAGTCGCCTAAAATGTTGCGTGTCTATGGTGGCATTTTAAATCAGTCGGAAATCAAAGAGGATACCACTTTCTTGGGGGTTCAAGAAATAATCATTCATGACCAGTACGAAACGGCAGAGAGGGGGTATGACATTGGCTTGCTGAGACTGCACACAGCAATGAACTACACGG attttcaaCGACCCATATGCCTACCGTCCAAAGGAGACAGGGACGTCATGTACACTGACTGCTGGGCGACCGGATGGGGCTACAGGAAAttcagag acaaaatacaaaatactctCCAGAAAGTCAAAATCCCCTTGGTGACCAACGAAGAATGCCAGGCGCACTACGCAGGACACAGAATAACCAACAAGATGATTTGCGCAGGCCACCGCGACGGGGGGAAGGACGCTTGCAAG GGAGACTCGGGAGGCCCCCTGTCCTGCAAACACAACGAGGTCTGGCAGCTGGTGGGCATCACGAGTTGGGGCGACGGCTGCGCTCAGAGGGGGCGCCCCGGTGTCTACACCAACGTGGTCGAGCACGTGGACTGGATTTTGGACAAAACTCAGGCAGCGTGA